The Candidatus Eremiobacteraceae bacterium genome has a segment encoding these proteins:
- a CDS encoding DNA-formamidopyrimidine glycosylase family protein: MPELPELELVAETLARHAAGRTVQAVVLNPKRAFVIRHPIEDFARDLTGRKLAAVTRRGKFILFGFAGDGPQLVINPMLGGRFALASRAAPEIPDTCFTLQFDRALDFRFVDSTMGARIYLTTDPMQDVPAFADLGPDALDPSLTLEVFLARLKRHRGEIKNVLRNQVFVSGIGNAYSDEILFAARIRPLRRVTTLSEAERRALYDAMRSVLSDAVATVKRQYAEKKHPLHKQDRSFMKIHSRNKAVCPRCGHRVSSVHAGGDGTYYCRGCQA; the protein is encoded by the coding sequence TTGCCCGAACTGCCCGAACTCGAACTCGTCGCCGAAACGCTGGCCCGCCATGCGGCGGGCCGGACCGTGCAGGCGGTCGTTCTCAATCCTAAACGCGCTTTTGTCATACGGCATCCTATCGAGGACTTCGCGCGCGATCTCACCGGAAGAAAACTCGCGGCGGTCACACGCCGGGGAAAATTCATCCTATTCGGATTTGCCGGCGACGGTCCGCAGCTCGTCATCAACCCTATGCTCGGCGGCCGCTTCGCGCTTGCGTCTCGCGCGGCGCCGGAGATCCCCGACACATGTTTCACGTTGCAGTTCGATCGCGCGCTCGATTTCCGGTTCGTCGATTCGACCATGGGTGCGCGCATCTATCTCACGACTGACCCGATGCAGGACGTCCCCGCGTTCGCCGATCTCGGGCCGGACGCGTTGGATCCGTCGCTCACGCTCGAAGTTTTTCTCGCGAGGCTGAAGCGGCATCGCGGCGAGATCAAGAACGTCCTGCGCAATCAGGTATTCGTATCCGGCATCGGCAACGCGTACTCCGATGAGATACTCTTCGCCGCGCGAATCCGTCCGCTGCGGCGCGTGACCACGCTTTCCGAAGCCGAGCGGCGCGCGCTCTACGATGCGATGCGCAGCGTGCTCTCTGATGCGGTGGCGACAGTCAAACGGCAATACGCCGAAAAGAAGCATCCTTTACACAAACAGGACCGCTCGTTCATGAAGATCCACAGCCGGAACAAGGCGGTTTGTCCGCGCTGCGGCCATCGCGTGTCGTCGGTGCACGCCGGCGGCGACGGCACGTACTATTGCCGCGGTTGCCAGGCGTAG